Proteins encoded together in one Gadus chalcogrammus isolate NIFS_2021 chromosome 18, NIFS_Gcha_1.0, whole genome shotgun sequence window:
- the si:ch211-131k2.2 gene encoding uncharacterized protein si:ch211-131k2.2, translated as MDNWRSLAAVLVFFALLEIYHGFPFNVNSETRTPDNWQDESLDSAAVSKMADMMKRSKALRFYGLMGKRSGSRQPIQMNRRRNKGEMFVGLMGRSITSGESLTQILPGASRAIGCVQGVP; from the exons ATGGATAATTGGAGGTCCCTGGCGGCAGTCCTGGTGTTCTTTGCATTGTTGGAAATCTACCACGGATTTCCTTTTAATGTGAATTCTGAGACAAGGACACCAGACAACTGGCAG GACGAGAGCCTGGACAGCGCTGCAGTCAGTAAAATGGCAGACATGATGAAAAGATCCAAAGCTTTGCGCTTCTACGGGCTGATGGGGAAGCGCTCAG GTTCAAGGCAGCCGATACAAATGAACAGACGAC GCAACaaaggagagatgtttgtggGCCTGATGGGGAGAAGCATCACCAGCGGAG AATCCTTGACTCAAATCCTCCCGGGGGCATCGCGGGCCATCGGCTGTGTCCAAGGAGTCCCATGA